Proteins from one Dromiciops gliroides isolate mDroGli1 chromosome 6, mDroGli1.pri, whole genome shotgun sequence genomic window:
- the LOC122731660 gene encoding olfactory receptor 10AG1-like gives MDLEKAGMIKMAEKNFSIRMEFILLGFSDLPSLQGFLFGMFLIIYTSILIGNGLIIFITKVTAALQTPMYYFLGNFSFLEICYTSVTIPRMLSDLWTQKTNISLLACAVQLGFLLSLGGSESFFLAVMAYDRYVAICKPLYYPLIMNHQKCIQLVTGAWISGVPVQIAQTCQLFSLSFCNSNKLNHVFCDIPPLLKLACGDTSLNELSVYGGATIFVTFPSLLILWSYIKIIKTILKLPSAMGRRKAFSTCSSHLIVVGLFYGSGFITYLRPKSSHSPGVDKVLALFYTIVTPLFNPIIYSLRNKDVIIAIKQLVQK, from the exons atgGATTTGGAGAAAGCTGGCATGAT CAAAATGGCAGAAAAAAATTTCAGTATAAGGATGGAATTCATTCTCCTGGGATTTTCTGACCTTCCCAGCCTCCAAGGGTTTCTTTTTGGGATGTTTTTAATTATCTACACAAGTATCCTAATAGGAAATGGCCTCATCATTTTCATTACCAAAGTTACTGCAGCTCTCCAAACCCCCATGTACTACTTCCTTGGAAACTTTTCTTTCTTGGAAATCTGCTACACATCAGTAACTATCCCCAGAATGCTGTCAGACCTTTGGACACAGAAGACAAATATTTCTCTACTAGCTTGTGCTGTACAACTTGGTTTCCTCCTTAGTCTAGGAGGCAGTGAGAGCTTCTTCCTGGCTGTGATGGCTTATGATCGTTATGTGGCTATCTGCAAGCCACTCTACTATCCTCTCATTATGAACCACCAAAAGTGCATTCAGCTGGTTACTGGTGCCTGGATAAGTGGAGTTCCAGTTCAGATAGCACAAACATGCCAGctattctctctgtctttctgtaatTCTAATAAACTCAATCATGTTTTCTGTGATATTCCCCCATTACTGAAACTGGCCTGTGGGGATACCTCTTTGAATGAACTGTCTGTCTATGGTGGTGCTACAATCTTTGTTACATTTCCTTCACTGCTGATTCTCTGGTCCTACATCAAAATCATCAAGACCATTCTAAAGCTACCATCTGCCATGGGGAGACGCAAAGCCTTTTCCACTTGTTCATCCCATCTGATAGTTGTGGGCTTATTCTATGGATCTGGTTTTATTACATATCTGAGACCTAAGTCAAGCCACTCACCAGGAGTAGACAAAGTACTGGCTCTTTTCTATACTATTGTGACCCCCCTCTTTAATCCTATAATATATAGCCTGAGgaataaagatgtcattattgCAATAAAACAACTAGTCCAGAAGTGA